TCAAGCAATATGtacaattattattattattgttattatatatatatatcatattATTATGTTGGTCTAAACATAGTATGAGTGGTTACTATTTCATTTTAACACATAAATTTAGTTTAGGTCTCAATTAGAATTTCGCACAGGGCCCCACTATTCTCCGGGACGGCCCTGGGCACACCAAGAGCGGCGGGTCGCTCTGCCAGCGCGCCACCAGTCGCCCAGGGTTTTTTTACCAACCGGTCGGACCAAACCGCCGCCCATCGGTTCCGGTAAATTGGACCGGTTTAACCGGAAATCGGTTAAAATCagacaaattcaaatttcaaattcaaacgcCAGTTCAAACGATTTCAATCGGTAAGCCGACCGGTTAgctcggtttgaccggtaaccggtctgTTGAACAAAAAAACCGACattagttcaaaatttgaatatttgtataacatgttttagcctaaatgaaccctccaaccctcttttgtactatttttacattaATACAATATATAACATggtttacattgtatttgtatatttttgtatgtatgttttttttatttaacttcaaatacccgcaagtatactaaataaacaaatatttgaaaaaaattgacaccattatattcgtcgcaacttgaagtatttttagaaattttttgagattttttttcgtttttttttaattcaaatttgaattttaaatttgtgCCGGTTTGTAACCATCTGATACCGgagtccggaccggttccggtcggTCAGAAAAACCCTGTCGCCCCCGCCAACCTCCCCTTTTATTTCCCGGCCGTCGCGGCCCCCCCTCCCCTGGCCAGCAGCTGAGCCTGCCACCACCACGCCAGCGGcatggagcagaggaagggcgGTGCGCGCGTGCCCCGGGCGGTGTCCGTCCTGGCGGGCCTGCTggagcgcgccgccgagctcggcgaCGACGCTCCCGCGtcgtcagcggcggcggcgttccggggcCGGGCCCTGCCGGCGATCCCCGTGCGGCGGTACGCGGAGCGGATATACCGGTACGCGGGGTGCAGCCCCGCGTGCTTCGTCGTCGCCTACGTCTACCTCGACCGCCTCGCGCAGCGCCCGCTGGAGGACGGGGATGCGGCGGCAGAGGCACCCGCGGTGGTCGGCGTCGTCGACTCCTACAGCGTGCACCGCCTGCTCATCACCGCCGTCATGGTCGCCGCCAAGTTCATGGACGACATGTGAGTTCACCAGCCGGGCTCCCGATCCCACTCCGGCCATTTGGTCTCCTTCCATTGATGAGTCCTGTCTGCTCTCTTCTTCGTTTGCTAATCACCTTGCATTTCGCGGCGGCAAACCACTGATTTTCCGGTTCCTGGTTGGCACGGAgggaagagaaaaaaagaattaCTAAGCTACATCAGCAGCAATTCCAGCTGGGCACACGGGAGGAGTTGACACTCCACGGCCGCACATGCCAGAGTTGACTAAATAACCCCGGCCGCTCATCACTGTCAGCTGCCTGCATTAACCTGGATAGTCATTTCCCGCCAAATAAATAAACACCGACCGATCACGGTAAACAAGTTGATGCCGTAGGATACAGAGCAGCAGAGCCCTATCCCTTCACCCGTCACCGCGTGTGCCGGCCGGGAAAGGCAAATCAAATCTTCAGTACCGGTGGCTTAGCTGTTGCCGATCAGTAGTGGTGTCGTGTCACGGCAACGCGAGTCGTCATGGAGTCGGACAGGGCGTGGCACCACTGCCTACCTGATCCAGCAGCTCTTCAGCTCAGCTTACTCATGCGGCGTTATCCTATCCGCTATAGATCCAATAGCTCAGCTTACGTCTTGGCACTTGGCAGCTGCCAACTGAGCTGGAACACACAACCAACAACCATCATTATAATCTACCGCTTCATTCGTTCAGACCATCATCAGTTCACCTTGGGTGCATGCTGATGCTGCTCCCAACTACTGAAGATCCAGCCGTGTTTATTCGAGATACTATGCTCCAATGGGCAATGGCCGAGAATCACATGCAGATGTATGGTGCCACCTGCTGCATGTTTTCTGCAATACAATCAGAAGGAGACATGTGCAATGCAGCAGCCGGTAGCTATCGGTAGGTGGTGCATTGGTGGTCTGTTGGCACGTCCAGCTCGTCGCTCGCTAGGCTGTTCCTCTCCCTCCTTTAACTCTGAACCCGATTGCTCACCTACCATGAAAAACAAACGCTCCTACTTACTTCGCAGCCTAAATCATCCCGTGACCAATTGTTCATCGATCATCTTGCAAAACACCAAAACTGCAACATTTCCAGGACGGCGAATGATTGTTCCATGATCGCGAACACTGGTCTTTTTGTTTCTTGAAGAAACCACTGACGAATCTTAACTGTTATTTTTTTTGCAGGCACTGCAACAACGCCTACTTCGCGCGGGTGGGGGGCGTGgaggtggtggagatgaacgggctggagctggagctcctCTTCGCGCTGCGCTTCCGCCTCAACGTCACGCCGGACACCTTCGCGCGCTACTGCGCCGCGCTCGAGGGCCAGATGCTCGTGccgatgccggcggcggcggcggccgccaccgacgaggaggaggaggccgagcgccggcgccgcggcgaccACCAGGGCGCGCTGCTGCTGATTAGGAAGGCCAAGGACGGTGCGGCCACCGCCGTTCGTGAGCGGGCCGGGGTCGGGAGcagggcagccgccgccgccggagtgcCCGTCGTCGTCCCGAGAGTGGCCGTGGAGATGATCGCCCGATGACGACACGATTCTTTCAGTTAATTTGATTTGTTGGTTCCTGTGTCCTAGGAGGCCTTCGTTTCCTGATTGATTCTTGGTGAGCTGCCACGACATGCCTTTGTTGTGTTCGCAGTTGTTGATTGGGTTGAGTACGAGGGCTTGATGAGCTCGGAGTAcagcatttttttattttaattttggACTCGGAGTCGAGCGAACAACAATGCATCCTCTGGGCCTGTTTAGTACGAGGCGTTGCACTAATCACATTCTATTCTTAAATAGTACGACAGTTAGAACAAACTAATTACtactagtatttatttagaaaCAAATGTTAGATTAAAAGATAATGCAAAGGTAACTGACTGAAAATAGcaggaaatttttttgaaaggaagAAATAGCAGGAATTTTAAAACAGAATCAGTTGATGTATGTGAGGCTCGATCACGGTTCCATATATGATGTGTCTGGATCTCACCTTCCAAAGCAAAgtgactaaattttagtcaccCCTATTTGGATCAAGTGACTAAAAGGGATTAAATTTTCAAACAATATGACTAAAAGTAACTAAAATGAAGGACAGTCGAGCAGACCCACTCAACTACTCCTTTTAGCTACTCTTTGGGAACTAATGGGACTAAAAACATTTTTAGCCACTTTGTTTCAATCAAGGTCTATGACAAATTTGAGCTCAAGATATAAATTAAACCATAACTGAATGTCAAGAAAGGATCATAAATAGAAAACCTCTGACAGCAATCAAATCTGCACCTCACCACATTCACTGACGCCTTGATGTAACAAATGCTTGTAcaatacaaatttttttttgaagcgaGGCAACTTTGTACAATACAATTTACAAGGGCAAAATGGAAATCTTGGTTAGGTAGTAGCGGCGGGAAGTTTGTCGCCCCCCACCCCGCCCAACCAAAATCCACTCTAGGCTTCGGGAAGCTGGAGCAGATTTTAGATTATGGATTCAAAAAATCTGCCGCATCCAAACGGGGCTTAATATGTTCAGTAGGTGTTGTACTCTTTGTTCATCAAACTATTATTACCATATTGAACATTGGAGTTTGTATATTAAATATTTTATTATTCCCAAAATAAGGAAACCAGGTGAGGCAACCACCGGTTGACACGTGTCATCTCTTCGACTTCTCGTCCTGCGGGATGCGGATCACGCAACCAAACCAGCCCGAAAACCCCACAACCACActcgcctcgctccgccgcgtCACGACTCGCCTGGTCTTATGATGTACTCTTTAGCTACAGCTGAGATATTTTGTGATCTTATTTTCCTATTTAGGTCAAAATTTCAGCTGTTATGCTCAGTTTCTTTTGATTTTAATCTTAACAGTCACACTTCTTCAGACCTTGCTGTTACATAACATTTTGGCTTTCACATTACATAGACAATGAAAATCCCGCTGCCACGTGCTGAAGAGATAATTGGCGAGAGGGGAGAAAACATTGAATTTGTCCGATCTGTTAGTGGAGCAGTTGTGATTCTTGAGGAAATTGGAGATTATTCAGAAGAGGTTCTAATTGTGATCAAAGGCAGTCCTTCGCAAGTTCAAACTGCACATCAACGTTTACAGGTTACCTCCATTCGATATCACCCTCTTGCATTCTGGTCTTGTACTTGGTTGCTTAGTTAATCTAGGATGCTATATGGATATTGTAGCACTGTTGGATTCCAAGAACTACGCTTATATAGTCAGTTGTTGGGTTAAGCTTAGTTCGTAATGACAAGTTTTGAGATAGCATGCGCTTGTTACATACTGTTCAAAATCGTGTCTTACATTTAGTTCTATTGGAATGAACACAAAGTGGGCTGGAAGGGATGGGAGAAATCTATCTTATTCCTGTCAAAAGTCTTTATTTAACTGCTTGGTGGTGACTTCAACCTGTTCCCAACTAACGAAACGTCAGAATTCCTGCCTCCTATCTGGTATCTGACACATGGCGCTGGAAAATACTAGATAATTAAGCACAATAATGGAACTGTTTCTAAAGTTAAATGCGACGAAGATGACAAGTGCCTATGAATATACGACTACTATGTACATACAAACTTAAGATTATCTCTATACAGATATGAATCGCCCAGTCACATGCCGTCGAATTTGTCCAAATGATGTTGTGACCGTGCCCTGATGAATGCCCTGCTCATCATTGTACTTGTTGCAGGAGGCTCTTTCAGGCAACAGggagccgccgcggccacccaGGATCTGTTACCGCGGCGCCGAAGCTGGCCCACGGCTGCCGAGCACCCCTCATGCTGGTGTGATGCTGCTGAACTCCCCGCACGCTGGGCCGAGGTGGCTGCACTCCCCCCTACCACATGCCGTTACAGCAAGCCAGGACTACCTGCCATGGCACCACGAAGATGAACCGCCCCGTGGCCACCGGAGATACCCTACCCACCAAGATCACAGTGGCTACTACGGGCCGTAGCAAGGCGAGATTAGGGCTGTGCTCCCTGACGCCTAGTGTCTAGAGTATGCTCACCTGACCAAGAAGCTAGCTAGTTAATATGTATGTCCAGTATAGAGAAGTATTAGCCCCTATATATACTTGCTACACTAACTTAATCTCCGCAATGTGACAGTATATGATTAACTGAGGAAAGAACCTAGGATCCGCATGTTTTTATGCTTGCTTCATATAGATTTTATGCTTGCTTCATATAGACGGGTTGGACAGCCAAGCACATGTGCAGTAGATGTTTGTAACACTTGTTATCTGAACCTCTAGCGTTTCTACTGGTATAAATTGAAAAGATGATGCTGTTATGCATGATTTTGGAGTGATGCCTTTTGGCTAACAATGGCCATGGTTTCCGTTACCTACAAATATATACGATATCGATCCAAGGTTGCTAGACCATGCAATCTCTTCTTGCCACCTATGGCATGGCCAGACAAAGCACCCCTCAGCTCAAAGTCGACCAATTGAAGATCACCGAGACCAATGCGAAATTAGTATTTATCTCCTGAGCAGCACGCCCATGCTTCGTTACCTGAAGAACTACGCAGGGAGTATGCTCTTATGATAAAACTAGAATGACTTTtttttggatggagggagtatgtttcACGATATTGTTGGGAATCTTAGCTTTATTT
This window of the Panicum virgatum strain AP13 chromosome 1K, P.virgatum_v5, whole genome shotgun sequence genome carries:
- the LOC120708047 gene encoding cyclin-U4-1-like, producing the protein MEQRKGGARVPRAVSVLAGLLERAAELGDDAPASSAAAAFRGRALPAIPVRRYAERIYRYAGCSPACFVVAYVYLDRLAQRPLEDGDAAAEAPAVVGVVDSYSVHRLLITAVMVAAKFMDDMHCNNAYFARVGGVEVVEMNGLELELLFALRFRLNVTPDTFARYCAALEGQMLVPMPAAAAAATDEEEEAERRRRGDHQGALLLIRKAKDGAATAVRERAGVGSRAAAAAGVPVVVPRVAVEMIAR
- the LOC120708134 gene encoding uncharacterized protein LOC120708134, producing the protein MKIPLPRAEEIIGERGENIEFVRSVSGAVVILEEIGDYSEEVLIVIKGSPSQVQTAHQRLQEALSGNREPPRPPRICYRGAEAGPRLPSTPHAGVMLLNSPHAGPRWLHSPLPHAVTASQDYLPWHHEDEPPRGHRRYPTHQDHSGYYGP